Proteins from one Planctomyces sp. SH-PL62 genomic window:
- a CDS encoding PEP-CTERM sorting domain-containing protein — translation MGFVVPPSKWEVQHAKQIFAAQAYQSANNGQLPDTNAWRALEFRHSLNPGRFNFYHPNVGRLIELGGAPMPPSPPAQQGVKDWEGHMRGPEATTPVVPTPADPQVLIPPTIIPPVVPPPIVTPPIVTPPVVPPLNPPAGQGGTTPPGPTGPQAVVPEPATFLMFAVAILTVGLFFQRARRRPR, via the coding sequence ATGGGTTTCGTCGTCCCTCCGTCGAAGTGGGAAGTTCAGCACGCGAAACAGATTTTCGCGGCCCAGGCCTATCAGTCCGCGAACAACGGGCAACTGCCGGATACGAACGCGTGGCGGGCGCTGGAGTTCCGACACAGCCTGAATCCGGGCCGCTTCAATTTCTACCACCCCAACGTGGGCCGTCTGATCGAGCTCGGGGGGGCGCCCATGCCGCCGTCCCCGCCCGCCCAGCAGGGCGTCAAGGATTGGGAAGGGCACATGCGCGGGCCGGAGGCGACGACCCCCGTCGTCCCGACCCCGGCCGACCCGCAGGTGCTCATCCCGCCGACGATCATCCCGCCGGTCGTCCCGCCGCCGATCGTCACGCCGCCGATCGTCACGCCGCCGGTCGTCCCGCCGCTGAACCCTCCCGCGGGCCAGGGCGGAACGACCCCTCCCGGCCCGACCGGCCCGCAGGCCGTCGTGCCCGAGCCCGCCACGTTCCTGATGTTCGCCGTGGCCATCCTGACCGTGGGCCTGTTCTTCCAGCGGGCCCGCCGCCGCCCGCGTTGA
- a CDS encoding ComEA family DNA-binding protein, whose amino-acid sequence MSGFTEHISRSPGRRPGFWSTSDRVVLTVVVVVAGLAMLALAPARRPEDAPAPPPAPRLVLDLETAPVEVLSALPGIGPALAREIDARRAEAPFLSLSDLGRRARGVGPTTLARIAPHLRFPPRSPPAPAKFRPRPAD is encoded by the coding sequence ATGTCAGGATTTACGGAACATATATCCAGGTCCCCGGGCCGGCGTCCCGGGTTCTGGTCGACCTCCGATCGCGTCGTCCTGACGGTCGTTGTCGTGGTCGCGGGCCTGGCCATGCTGGCCCTCGCCCCCGCGCGACGCCCCGAGGACGCCCCCGCCCCGCCCCCCGCGCCGAGGCTCGTCCTGGACCTCGAAACGGCCCCGGTCGAGGTCCTCTCCGCGCTCCCCGGCATCGGCCCGGCCCTCGCCCGCGAGATCGACGCCCGCCGCGCCGAGGCCCCGTTCCTCAGCCTCTCCGACCTCGGCCGACGCGCCCGAGGCGTCGGCCCGACCACCCTCGCCCGGATCGCCCCCCACCTCCGCTTCCCCCCGCGGT